From the genome of Desulfuromonas acetoxidans DSM 684:
GTTTTTAAATGGATTAGCTCAGGCTGAATCTGACTTCAGAACCGCTGAAAAACCAGTACAAGAATTGCGGGAAAAACTCTCCCAGACTCAGCATCTCCTGAGCGATAAAACAGCGCAAAGAGGAGCTGTCGTTTCCCACGCAATAAAACAAACCAATGCCAAGCTTGAGGAAGAAATAAAAGGTCTGATGGCACAGAAAGCAGAGATTGAAAGTGAAATTTCGAAGCTGCTTCCTAATTACGAAGAAAAAAAAGAGCGTGTTGACAACATGAGACTGGAAGCGCGTAGTGGCATGTCCGTTACCACGGATGATTTGGTGTATTTCCGGCAAAAAATCTCATCGAAGACCGCGCAGATCGAGAAAATTGAGACCGCGATTGAAGAAAATAAAGTCCTGATGAAAACGGAAAACAAAGCTCTGGAAAAACATCAGGAACTTTGCGAACAAAAGGAAAACCTCTTGGCCAGTCTCGCCATGAATCAAGGAGATGCCAAGTCTCTCGATGCCGTCAATGAGCAATTGGCTGAAATTGAAAAACAAATTGAGTCCCAACAAGAGGAATCCATGGCCTATGCCAATGGAAAAGCTCAAACCATCTCCGGTTTGAGGCGGATGCTCGATATTGAGCAAACAGAGCGAGACAGGCTTGAGGTTCTTTTTGCTGACCTGGTGAACTATCACCTCCTTTGGCGTGCTGAGCAAATCGGTGCTGAATACGTCAAAGCAGCCCAGATCGTTGAAGAGAGCTATAAAAATCTCTTCGGCATCGAAGTGGCTCTTGAAGCCATCAATCGTCGGAAGGATCGCCCTTCAATTCTTGACCATTCCTGCCAGCAATTGCGATTGCCGGGTTTCCTTATTAAGGGTTGCGAAGCTAAAGCTGGAACTGAAGGCCTCCTCTTCAGCTTTGAAAATGGAGGAGACTTTATCGACAAGGCTGCTGCTGCCGAAGTTGAACGCTTAGCTGAACTGGGAGTTTGTCAACTTCAATAAGAAGAGCAGGTACCATTTCGAGCTAGGCAGACCATAGAAACGGTATCCAGGACTGATTGCATTTTGTCATCAATCAGTCTGAGTGAGTGGAGATGGTCTGTCATGGAACTGGCGAGAGTCCACAGCTACGGCTGCCCCCTCTCGCCATTTTTTTAACTATCCACATGGAGTAGCCATGACAAAGCGGGAAGCAGAAAGAAAACTGCGGAAATTGATTGAAGTTGCAGACCTGCCAGTACGACCAAGCTACACGCCGGGTGAAGTGCAGACGCTAATAGGCGTTAAAAGTGAGAAAACCTTACGGCGCATGATCGTAGAACACGAGGTGGATCCAGAGACCGGGCAGCCAAAGAAACCATATACCCTGGCCAGTATTACATTGAGAAATGAACGTCGGATCACATTCCCAGATCTGGTTGACTGGCTGCTTCGCAACTCTACATATGAGCGGCTTTATTCCTGATACGAGACGAAAAACGTAGACCAGAATAGGAGACAATTATATGGCAAAGAAAAGACCTGGTGTTGAATTTTTGCTCAAGATGGCAACGACTATTCAAAGAGAGTTGGAAGGAGTCGGGATCAAATCGAAAGAGGCTCGTGAGGCAGCCCTGAAGGCTGTTGAGGTGGTTCGACAGGATAATGGCGGTACAGAAGTTTATATTCCAAAAGGAATGGCCTTAACTCTCAGCCAGAGAGATTGGGAACTATGGAATGAATTCGATGGTTCAAATCATAGTTTTCTAGCCAGGAAATATAAACTTACGATTCGACAAATTTATCGGATTGTTGAGCGCTGCAGAGAAGAAGGTGTTTGGGGCGGCTAGAACCATAGGGTGAAAATGACCTCCTGTTCGCTACAATGTAAGAATGAGGCCCACGAAAACAGGGAGGTTGTTATGGCTGAGGATATTAAAGAATATCTGGTCTTCCAAACGTTACGGGATGTCCCAGTTTATAATCGCATCAGAGCTCAAAACCGCTATGCAGTCATCAAGGCCTTTGAAAAATTTCTACGCAAGGAAAGGCAGAGGCTCAAGAAAGATTTCCGCATAAAAGCGGCACAAATCAAGTTTGCGGAAGAATCCGGTATCAGCCTTAGGACGCTATATCGATGGATCAAGGCCCACAGGAAGAAAGGATTGCGTGGGCTGGTACCAAACTTTGGGAAGCTGAAGAAAGATGAAAAAAACAGGAAGGCAATAACTGCTCTTGTGCCGGATCCAGGGAAAACCCTGTCAGCAAAAATAGAAATCAATCTCAAAAATC
Proteins encoded in this window:
- a CDS encoding Mor transcription activator family protein, translated to MAKKRPGVEFLLKMATTIQRELEGVGIKSKEAREAALKAVEVVRQDNGGTEVYIPKGMALTLSQRDWELWNEFDGSNHSFLARKYKLTIRQIYRIVERCREEGVWGG